One Roseimicrobium gellanilyticum DNA window includes the following coding sequences:
- a CDS encoding GDSL-type esterase/lipase family protein: MIHRLASPALCTFLALLLQATHPVFAEDKKPDAPTAEKAKAPPPDWGAIFKMHWQNRVRAFKEQNLVFQNVVLLGDSITEGFDVAKHFPGRRVLNRGIGADVIGNNMAPDDPRGVLQRLDNSVFDCAATDVFILIGINDLNSGKSVDSMETGYRTLLQRLREHSPELRVHVQSVLPTRGNHDKQNTPVREFNARLKRLAAEYKCTFVDLHSLMADGEGRLKAEFTNDGLHLTETAYALWRGKILETMSWN, encoded by the coding sequence ATGATACACCGTCTGGCCTCCCCTGCCCTTTGCACGTTCCTCGCGCTATTGCTCCAGGCAACACATCCAGTCTTTGCCGAGGACAAGAAACCAGACGCTCCGACGGCCGAGAAAGCCAAGGCTCCACCACCCGACTGGGGAGCCATCTTCAAGATGCACTGGCAGAACCGGGTGCGGGCCTTCAAGGAGCAGAACCTGGTTTTCCAGAATGTGGTACTGCTGGGTGACAGCATCACGGAAGGTTTCGATGTCGCCAAGCACTTCCCTGGGCGTCGAGTGCTGAACCGAGGCATCGGGGCCGACGTCATCGGGAACAACATGGCGCCCGATGATCCGCGTGGCGTTTTGCAAAGGCTGGACAATTCCGTTTTCGACTGCGCGGCCACGGATGTCTTCATCCTCATCGGCATCAATGACCTGAACTCCGGCAAATCGGTGGATTCCATGGAGACGGGATATCGGACTCTGCTCCAGCGGCTTCGCGAGCATTCTCCCGAACTTCGCGTCCATGTGCAATCGGTCCTGCCCACCCGGGGTAACCACGACAAGCAGAATACCCCGGTGCGCGAGTTCAACGCCCGGCTCAAACGTCTGGCGGCGGAATACAAGTGCACCTTTGTCGATCTTCACTCCCTGATGGCGGACGGCGAAGGGCGGCTGAAAGCAGAATTCACCAACGATGGCTTGCATCTCACGGAGACCGCGTACGCTTTGTGGCGCGGCAAGATCCTCGAGACCATGAGCTGGAACTAG
- a CDS encoding sterol desaturase family protein, giving the protein MTFLLAAKPFRKWNFFELTAGSTLELTIRYALLAGIAWLLCYVIFKRKWFARKIITKFPRGREVWREIGYSAMSMVVFAMVGALTIIASRHGYTQIYRKIDQHGQLWFWMSIVIAIFIHDAWFYWTHRLMHHRKLFKLFHRVHHLSHNPTPWAAYAFSPLEAVVQAAIFPIVVTVMPMHLWAFGIFMLWQVAYNVVGHSGYEVHPRWLMNTPLKYLMNTPTNHVMHHESMRGNYGLYFNFWDRLMGTNHENYEERFRQVTAPKDNAVAPPGDGAGPKPPLDVPSVS; this is encoded by the coding sequence ATGACGTTTTTGCTCGCCGCCAAACCCTTCAGAAAATGGAACTTCTTCGAACTCACCGCGGGAAGCACGCTTGAGTTGACGATTCGCTACGCCCTGCTCGCAGGCATCGCCTGGCTGCTGTGCTACGTGATCTTCAAGCGGAAGTGGTTCGCCCGGAAGATCATCACGAAATTCCCCAGGGGTCGCGAGGTCTGGCGCGAGATCGGATACTCGGCCATGTCCATGGTTGTCTTTGCCATGGTTGGGGCGCTGACCATCATTGCCTCGCGACATGGATACACGCAGATCTATCGGAAGATCGACCAGCATGGCCAGCTCTGGTTCTGGATGAGCATTGTGATTGCCATCTTCATTCATGATGCCTGGTTCTACTGGACGCACCGGCTCATGCATCACCGCAAGCTCTTCAAGCTCTTCCACCGGGTGCACCATCTCTCGCACAATCCCACGCCCTGGGCCGCCTATGCCTTTTCCCCACTGGAGGCGGTAGTACAGGCAGCCATCTTCCCGATCGTGGTCACGGTGATGCCCATGCATCTCTGGGCCTTCGGCATTTTCATGCTCTGGCAGGTCGCCTACAACGTTGTCGGCCACTCCGGATATGAGGTGCATCCACGCTGGCTGATGAATACGCCGCTCAAGTACCTCATGAATACCCCCACGAATCACGTGATGCACCACGAGTCCATGCGCGGGAACTATGGACTGTACTTCAATTTCTGGGACCGGCTCATGGGCACGAACCACGAGAATTACGAGGAGCGCTTCCGCCAGGTGACCGCGCCCAAGGACAATGCCGTTGCCCCACCCGGAGATGGGGCCGGGCCCAAACCTCCGCTCGACGTTCCCAGCGTCTCCTGA
- a CDS encoding type II secretion system protein encodes MSRQPANLPHSHAFSLVEMLTAVAIIGIISFLALPNLIKVRSDAELNMAIARAESLNMAMATLVQVRGRTQAKSDWNASTNSQTRYSKLAPYLSYAESQLTSYLPNGYTITFNSIDPLKKVTLKQGGKTIAY; translated from the coding sequence ATGTCTCGCCAGCCTGCCAATCTCCCCCACTCCCACGCATTCTCACTCGTTGAGATGCTCACCGCTGTCGCAATCATCGGCATCATTTCCTTCCTTGCCCTGCCCAATCTCATCAAAGTGCGCAGCGATGCCGAGCTCAACATGGCCATCGCCCGTGCCGAGTCGCTCAATATGGCCATGGCCACGCTGGTGCAGGTACGCGGTCGCACACAGGCGAAGAGTGACTGGAACGCCTCCACCAACTCCCAGACACGCTACAGCAAACTGGCGCCCTATCTCAGCTATGCCGAAAGCCAGCTCACGAGCTATCTGCCCAATGGCTACACGATTACCTTCAATTCGATCGATCCGCTGAAGAAGGTGACGCTCAAGCAGGGAGGCAAGACGATTGCGTACTGA
- a CDS encoding SRPBCC family protein: MPATEYSFLTHWTVPGTCAEVYDVLYDGTSLPRWWPSVYLETTIVNQGGPDGVGASMDLFTKGWLPYTLRWRSTITEVNRPDGFSLAAAGDLTGRGEWQLAQKSEDEVEILFDWRVRADKPILQSLSWLCRPVFSANHRWAMNRGEESLKLELQRRRALDEAARAAIPPPPQPTFWKPST, from the coding sequence ATGCCAGCCACTGAGTATTCATTTCTGACCCACTGGACGGTCCCGGGCACCTGCGCTGAGGTGTATGATGTCTTGTACGATGGTACATCTCTCCCCCGCTGGTGGCCCTCGGTTTATCTGGAAACCACCATCGTAAACCAGGGCGGACCGGATGGCGTCGGTGCGTCCATGGATCTCTTCACAAAAGGCTGGCTGCCTTACACTCTGCGCTGGCGTTCTACCATCACGGAAGTGAATCGTCCGGATGGCTTCAGCCTTGCCGCCGCAGGGGATCTCACGGGCAGAGGTGAGTGGCAACTCGCCCAGAAGAGCGAAGACGAGGTCGAGATCCTCTTCGACTGGCGCGTCCGGGCCGACAAACCCATTCTACAGTCTCTTTCCTGGCTCTGCAGACCTGTCTTCTCCGCGAACCACCGCTGGGCCATGAACCGTGGAGAGGAAAGCCTGAAGCTGGAACTGCAACGACGCAGGGCTCTCGACGAAGCGGCGCGAGCGGCCATCCCGCCACCTCCACAGCCAACTTTCTGGAAGCCAAGTACGTAG
- a CDS encoding VOC family protein has translation MPRRFDHIDLRVRNLEEVRAFYDTFLPALGFAHDAQIEGWIQYDAIGEDGTLRDFFGVTESPGHVANENRIAFWADTDAEVDRLAAVAVSVGARNVEGPGFEVPGYYAVFFEDASGNRFEICHRTN, from the coding sequence ATGCCCCGGCGTTTCGACCACATCGATCTTCGTGTGCGCAATCTGGAGGAGGTGCGTGCCTTCTATGACACCTTTCTTCCGGCGCTCGGATTTGCACACGATGCGCAGATAGAAGGCTGGATTCAATACGATGCCATAGGCGAAGATGGCACCCTGCGTGACTTTTTCGGTGTCACCGAGTCACCCGGCCATGTGGCAAACGAAAACCGCATCGCCTTCTGGGCAGATACGGATGCCGAAGTAGATCGACTTGCTGCTGTCGCAGTGAGTGTCGGAGCCAGGAACGTCGAAGGGCCAGGCTTCGAGGTGCCTGGCTACTACGCGGTGTTCTTTGAGGACGCCTCTGGAAACCGGTTCGAAATCTGCCACCGCACCAATTGA